The DNA window CAAAGATCCAGATGTGGCTGGGATAGTGGTTGAGGAACCGAAGGAAGGTCATCACGAGGCCACCCAGCCGGGCGACGGGCGAGCGCTTGGCTGGCTGCTCCACGCTCTCGTAGTAGGCCTCGACCGTGACGGCGCGCCCGCTGAGCTCCGGGCGGCGCACGAAGTTCGTCAGCGAGATGGCCGACGCCACGATGGTGACCGCGACGATCCCGGCGATCAGGAAACGCGGATCACCAGGCGCCCAGGAAGAGACGTCGATCCCCAGGCCTCCGGTCCGGTACAGCCGACCCGCGAGCGCACCGGCGAGGAGCGTCGCCTTCAGCTCGTCGGTGAAGAAATCGAAGAGGTGGCCTTCCTTGGAGGCCAGACCTTTGTGGCGGGCCAGCATTCCATCCGCGCAGTCGAGGCAGTAGCTGATCTCGAGGACACCGATGGCGATGAGCGCCCCGCTGGGCTCGTCGAGGAGGACCAGCAGCGCGGACGCGACCAGGAACACCAGGAGGTTCAGCAGGGTGAGCTGATTCGGTGTGACCGGGGTGCGCGCGGCCAGGGCCACTACCGCGCTGGCGAGCGGCCGCATCACGTACGTGTTGAAGAGCTGGTCGTGTCGCTTTCGGGTGCTGGTGTAGATTCGTCGCGCCTCACCGATCATCGCGGCGAATCCTAGCCCGATCGCGACGGACCGAGCGGCTTCCAAGCAAGCCCCGGACAGGATATCTGGGGGGTGGGTGTGGGCGCTCCTTCGCGTCCGCATGGCCTTGGAGGAGTAGAATGAAGCGTTCTGTTCGGTTCTTGGCGCTCTGCGCAGGCCTTGTCGCCAGCTCTGCCGTGCAAGCGAGGGAGATCCAGGGGTACGACGTCAATGCAGGGATGCCTGCGCGCAGCCTGCAGCCTGCGCTGGCGCAGGCGGCGATGAAGGCGGGGGGCGTGATCTCCGCGACGGACGAACGTCAGGGCGTTCCCTCCTTCCTGTGGGCCGTCAAGGACGGTGTCAAAGCCAGCAAGACCCACAAAGTCCCCCGGAACATCCAGAAGCCGGCGGAGGCAGCCCGATACCACCTCGA is part of the Chondromyces crocatus genome and encodes:
- a CDS encoding CDP-alcohol phosphatidyltransferase family protein, giving the protein MIGEARRIYTSTRKRHDQLFNTYVMRPLASAVVALAARTPVTPNQLTLLNLLVFLVASALLVLLDEPSGALIAIGVLEISYCLDCADGMLARHKGLASKEGHLFDFFTDELKATLLAGALAGRLYRTGGLGIDVSSWAPGDPRFLIAGIVAVTIVASAISLTNFVRRPELSGRAVTVEAYYESVEQPAKRSPVARLGGLVMTFLRFLNHYPSHIWIFALVGRLDLLFWMYMGLNLLYLARGWLGLVLRFGRPTAPPSAG